One genomic window of Mus musculus strain C57BL/6J chromosome 4, GRCm38.p6 C57BL/6J includes the following:
- the Pigo gene encoding GPI ethanolamine phosphate transferase 3 isoform X1 gives MRKVSVLLFLAWVCFLFYAGIALFTSGFLLTRLELTNQSSCQELPGPGPLPWGSHGKPGACWMPSRFSRVVLVLIDALRFDFAQPQRSHVPGEPPVSVPFLGKLGSLQRILESQPHHGRLYRSQVDPPTTTMQRLKALTTGSLPTFIDAGSNFASHAIVEDNVIQQLNSAGRRVVFMGDDTWRDLFPGAFSQAFFFSSFNVRDLHTVDNGILEHLYPTLDGGSWDVLIAHFLGVDHCGHKHGPHHPEMAKKLSQMDQVIQGLIERLENDTLLVVAGDHGMTMNGDHGGDSELEVSAALFLYSPTALFPSVPPEEPEVIPQVSLVPTLALLLGLPIPFGNTGEVMAELFSGGSDSSHPHSSALAQVSALHINAQQVSRFLHTYSAATQDLQVKELHRLQTLFSKASARYQHFLRDPQEAEAALSTLTAEFQQFLRGARALCIESWARFSLVRMAGGAALLAAACLLCLLASQLAVAPGFLFRPLLLIPVAWGLTWTILYAGVSVTTGSKIDLVVLGAVAAAGSLLPFLWKAWVSRGSKRPLAPLLPVPRPVLILLLIRLATFFSDSFVVAEARATPFLLGSLVFFLVAQLHWEGQLLPPKPLTMSRLGSSAPTAPPRHSGAHALWLGIGLLLFTRLAGLFHRCPEETPACRSSPWLSPLASMVGGRAKNLWYGACVGALVALLVVVRLWLRRYGNLKSPEPPVLFVRWGMPLMVLGTAAYWALASGAEEAPPRLRALVAGASAVLPRAVMGLAALGLVLLLWRPVTVLVKAGAATSRTRTILTPFSGPPTSQADLDYVVPQIYRHMQEEFQGRLERTKAQGPITVAAYQLGSVYSAAMVTALLLLAFPLMLLHVERVSLVFLLLFLQSFLLLHLLAAGTPVATPGPFTVLWQAVSAWVLLATQTFYSTGHQPVFSAIHWHAAFVGFPDGHGSSTWLPALLVGANTFASHLLFAVGCPLLLLWPFLCERQGPKRRQPLPGSESEARVRPEEEEELQEPLMEMRLRDAPNHFNAALLQLGLKYLFILGAQILACALAASILRRHLMVWKVFAPKFIFEAVGFIVSSVGLLLGIALVMRVDVAVSSWFKKLVLAQQR, from the exons ATGCGGAAGGTGTCTGTGCTCCTCTTCTTAGCCTgggtctgttttcttttctacgCTGGCATTGCACTCTTCACCAGTGGCTTCCTTCTCACTCGTCTGGAGCTCACCAATCAAAGCAGCTGCCAAGAGCTCCCAGGCCCTGGTCCCTTGCCGTGGGGAAGTCATGGAAAGCCTGGGGCTTGCTGGATGCCTTCCCGCTTCTCCAGGGTGGTTTTGGTACTGATAGACGCTCTGCGGTTTGACTTTGCCCAGCCTCAGCGCTCGCATGTGCCTGGGGAACCTCCTGTCTCCGTGCCTTTTCTGGGAAAATTAGGTTCCTTGCAGAGGATCCTAGAGAGTCAACCCCACCATGGCCGGCTGTACCGATCTCAGGTGGACCCCCCCACGACCACCATGCAGCGTCTAAAGGCTCTCACCACTGGCTCGCTGCCGACTTTCATTGATGCTGGCAGTAACTTTGCCAGCCATGCTATAGTGGAAGATAATGTCATCCAACAGCTCAACAGTGCAG GAAGGCGTGTAGTCTTCATGGGAGATGATACCTGGAGAGACCTCTTCCCCGGAGCCTTTTCTCAAGCTTTCTTCTTCTCATCCTTCAATGTCAGAGACCTGCACACAGTGGATAACGGCATCTTGGAACACCTCTATCCTACCC TGGACGGCGGTTCGTGGGATGTGCTGATCGCTCACTTCCTGGGTGTGGATCACTGTGGTCACAAGCACGGCCCTCACCACCCTGAAATGGCCAAGAAACTTAGCCAGATGGACCAGGTGATACA GGGACTCATAGAACGCCTGGAGAATGACACACTGCTGGTGGTAGCCGGTGACCATGGGATGACCATGAATGGGGACCATGGAGGGGACAGTGAGCTGGAGGTGTCAGCTGCACTTTTCCTGTACAGCCCCACAGCTCTCTTCCCTAGTGTCCCACCCGAG GAGCCGGAGGTTATTCCTCAGGTCAGCCTTGTGCCCACGCTGGCACTGCTGCTAGGCCTGCCCATCCCGTTTGGGAACACTGGGGAAGTGATGGCAGAGCTATTCTCAGGTGGCAGTGACTCCTCCCATCCTCACTCCTCTGCGCTAGCCCAAGTCTCGGCTCTCCACATCAATGCCCAGCAG GTGTCCCGGTTTCTTCATACCTACTCGGCTGCGACTCAGGATCTCCAAGTTAAAGAACTTCATCGGCTGCAGACGCTCTTCTCCAAGGCCTCTGCGCGTTACCAGCACTTTCTGCGGGATccccaagaggctgaggcagcgcTGAGCACATTGACTGCTGAGTTCCAGCAGTTCCTGCGGGGAGCTCGGGCCCTGTGCATCGAGTCTTGGGCCCGCTTCTCTCTGGTCCGAATGGCAGGGGGCGCTGCTCTTTTGGCTGCTGCCTGCCTTCTCTGCCTGCTTGCTTCCCAGTTGGCAGTCGCCCCAGGCTTTCTCTTCCGCCCACTACTGCTAATACCTGTAGCCTGGGGCCTAACTTGGACCATCCTGTATGCTGGAGTCTCGGTAACTACTGGGTCGAAGATAGACTTAGTGGTTCTGGGGGCTGTGGCTGCAGCCGGTTCACTCCTCCCTTTTCTGTGGAAAGCTTGGGTTAGCAGGGGGTCTAAGAGGCCACTGGCTCCCCTACTTCCTGTCCCTAGACCTGTCCTAATATTACTGCTCATTCGCTTGGCCACCTTCTTCTCGGATAGCTTTGTTGTTGCTGAGGCCAGGGCCACCCCCTTCCTTCTGGGCTCTCTCGTTTTCTTCCTGGTTGCTCAGCTCCACTGGGAGGGTCAGCTACTGCCACCCAAACCACTCACGATGTCCCGCCTTGGCTCTTCTGCCCCAACAGCGCCCCCACGGCACAGTGGCGCGCATGCCCTGTGGCTTGGAATTGGGTTGCTTTTATTTACAAGGCTCGCTGGGCTTTTTCACCGCTGCCCGGAAGAGACACCTGCCTGTCGCTCCTCTCCCTGGCTGAGTCCTCTGGCATCTATGGTGGGAGGTCGAGCCAAGAATTTGTGGTACGGAGCTTGCGTGGGGGCACTGGTGGCCCTGTTAGTCGTCGTGCGCTTGTGGCTTCGCCGCTATGGTAATCTCAAGAGTCCTGAGCCCCCTGTGCTCTTTGTGCGCTGGGGGATGCCTCTCATGGTACTGGGCACGGCTGCCTACTGGGCACTGGCATCAGGTGCAGAGGAAGCACCACCACGCCTCCGGGCCCTGGTCGCCGGGGCATCAGCTGTGCTGCCTCGGGCTGTGATGGGGCTGGCTGCCTTGGGGCTCGTGCTGCTGCTCTGGAGGCCTGTGACAGTGCTGGTGAAAGCTGGGGCTGCTACTTCAAGGACCAGGACTATCCTCACTCCCTTCTCAGGTCCCCCTACTTCTCAGGCTGACCTCGACTATGTAGTCCCACAAATCTACCGCCACATGCAGGAGGAGTTCCAGGGCCGGCTCGAGAGGACTAAAGCTCAGGGTCCCATAACCGTGGCTGCCTATCAGTTGGGAAGCGTGTACTCGGCTGCTATGGTCACGGCCCTCCTCCTCTTGGCCTTCCCACTTATGCTGTTGCATGTAGAGCGGGTCAGCCTGGTGTTCCTGCTCCTGTTTCTGCAGAGCTTCCTTCTCCTGCATCTGCTGGCCGCTGGGACACCAGTCGCCACCCCTG GCCCTTTTACTGTGCTGTGGCAGGCAGTCTCAGCTTGGGTCCTTCTGGCTACCCAGACCTTCTACTCCACAGGCCACCAGCCTGTCTTTTCAGCCATCCATTGGCACGCAGCCTTTGTGGGCTTCCCAGACGGCCATGGCTCTTCTACCTGGTTGCCTGCCTTACTAGTGGGAGCTAACACCTTtgcctcccacctcctcttcGCAG TAGGCTGCCCACTGCTCCTGCTCTGGCCCTTCCTGTGTGAGCGTCAAGGGCCAAAGAGAAGGCAGCCCCTCCCGGGAAGTGAGTCTGAAGCCAGAGTCCggcctgaggaagaggaggagctgcAGGAGCCACTGATGGAGATGCGCCTCCGGGATGCTCCGAATCACTTCAATGCAGCCCTGTTGCAGCTGGGCCTCAAGTACCTCTTTATCCTTGGAGCTCAG aTTCTAGCTTGTGCCTTGGCAGCTTCCATCCTCCGCAGGCACCTCATGGTCTGGAAGGTGTTTGCTCCCAA GTTCATTTTTGAAGCCGTAGGTTTCATCGTGAGCAGTGTGGGACTTCTCCTGGGCATAGCATTGGTGATGCGAGTGGATGTCGCTGTGAGTTCCTGGTTCAAAAAACTAGTTCTGGCCCAGCAGAGGTAG
- the Pigo gene encoding GPI ethanolamine phosphate transferase 3 isoform 3 (isoform 3 is encoded by transcript variant 3): MRKVSVLLFLAWVCFLFYAGIALFTSGFLLTRLELTNQSSCQELPGPGPLPWGSHGKPGACWMPSRFSRVVLVLIDALRFDFAQPQRSHVPGEPPVSVPFLGKLGSLQRILESQPHHGRLYRSQVDPPTTTMQRLKALTTGSLPTFIDAGSNFASHAIVEDNVIQQLNSAGRRVVFMGDDTWRDLFPGAFSQAFFFSSFNVRDLHTVDNGILEHLYPTLDGGSWDVLIAHFLGVDHCGHKHGPHHPEMAKKLSQMDQVIQGLIERLENDTLLVVAGDHGMTMNGDHGGDSELEVSAALFLYSPTALFPSVPPEEPEVIPQVSLVPTLALLLGLPIPFGNTGEVMAELFSGGSDSSHPHSSALAQVSALHINAQQVSRFLHTYSAATQDLQVKELHRLQTLFSKASARYQHFLRDPQEAEAALSTLTAEFQQFLRGARALCIESWARFSLVRMAGGAALLAAACLLCLLASQLAVAPGFLFRPLLLIPVAWGLTWTILYAGVSVTTGSKIDLVVLGAVAAAGSLLPFLWKAWVSRGSKRPLAPLLPVPRPVLILLLIRLATFFSDSFVVAEARATPFLLGSLVFFLVAQLHWEGQLLPPKPLTMSRLGSSAPTAPPRHSGAHALWLGIGLLLFTRLAGLFHRCPEETPACRSSPWLSPLASMVGGRAKNLWYGACVGALVALLVVVRLWLRRYGNLKSPEPPVLFVRWGMPLMVLGTAAYWALASGAEEAPPRLRALVAGASAVLPRAVMGLAALGLVLLLWRPVTVLVKAGAATSRTRTILTPFSGPPTSQADLDYVVPQIYRHMQEEFQGRLERTKAQGPITVAAYQLGSVYSAAMVTALLLLAFPLMLLHVERVSLVFLLLFLQSFLLLHLLAAGTPVATPGHQPVFSAIHWHAAFVGFPDGHGSSTWLPALLVGANTFASHLLFAVGCPLLLLWPFLCERQGPKRRQPLPGSESEARVRPEEEEELQEPLMEMRLRDAPNHFNAALLQLGLKYLFILGAQILACALAASILRRHLMVWKVFAPKFIFEAVGFIVSSVGLLLGIALVMRVDVAVSSWFKKLVLAQQR, from the exons ATGCGGAAGGTGTCTGTGCTCCTCTTCTTAGCCTgggtctgttttcttttctacgCTGGCATTGCACTCTTCACCAGTGGCTTCCTTCTCACTCGTCTGGAGCTCACCAATCAAAGCAGCTGCCAAGAGCTCCCAGGCCCTGGTCCCTTGCCGTGGGGAAGTCATGGAAAGCCTGGGGCTTGCTGGATGCCTTCCCGCTTCTCCAGGGTGGTTTTGGTACTGATAGACGCTCTGCGGTTTGACTTTGCCCAGCCTCAGCGCTCGCATGTGCCTGGGGAACCTCCTGTCTCCGTGCCTTTTCTGGGAAAATTAGGTTCCTTGCAGAGGATCCTAGAGAGTCAACCCCACCATGGCCGGCTGTACCGATCTCAGGTGGACCCCCCCACGACCACCATGCAGCGTCTAAAGGCTCTCACCACTGGCTCGCTGCCGACTTTCATTGATGCTGGCAGTAACTTTGCCAGCCATGCTATAGTGGAAGATAATGTCATCCAACAGCTCAACAGTGCAG GAAGGCGTGTAGTCTTCATGGGAGATGATACCTGGAGAGACCTCTTCCCCGGAGCCTTTTCTCAAGCTTTCTTCTTCTCATCCTTCAATGTCAGAGACCTGCACACAGTGGATAACGGCATCTTGGAACACCTCTATCCTACCC TGGACGGCGGTTCGTGGGATGTGCTGATCGCTCACTTCCTGGGTGTGGATCACTGTGGTCACAAGCACGGCCCTCACCACCCTGAAATGGCCAAGAAACTTAGCCAGATGGACCAGGTGATACA GGGACTCATAGAACGCCTGGAGAATGACACACTGCTGGTGGTAGCCGGTGACCATGGGATGACCATGAATGGGGACCATGGAGGGGACAGTGAGCTGGAGGTGTCAGCTGCACTTTTCCTGTACAGCCCCACAGCTCTCTTCCCTAGTGTCCCACCCGAG GAGCCGGAGGTTATTCCTCAGGTCAGCCTTGTGCCCACGCTGGCACTGCTGCTAGGCCTGCCCATCCCGTTTGGGAACACTGGGGAAGTGATGGCAGAGCTATTCTCAGGTGGCAGTGACTCCTCCCATCCTCACTCCTCTGCGCTAGCCCAAGTCTCGGCTCTCCACATCAATGCCCAGCAG GTGTCCCGGTTTCTTCATACCTACTCGGCTGCGACTCAGGATCTCCAAGTTAAAGAACTTCATCGGCTGCAGACGCTCTTCTCCAAGGCCTCTGCGCGTTACCAGCACTTTCTGCGGGATccccaagaggctgaggcagcgcTGAGCACATTGACTGCTGAGTTCCAGCAGTTCCTGCGGGGAGCTCGGGCCCTGTGCATCGAGTCTTGGGCCCGCTTCTCTCTGGTCCGAATGGCAGGGGGCGCTGCTCTTTTGGCTGCTGCCTGCCTTCTCTGCCTGCTTGCTTCCCAGTTGGCAGTCGCCCCAGGCTTTCTCTTCCGCCCACTACTGCTAATACCTGTAGCCTGGGGCCTAACTTGGACCATCCTGTATGCTGGAGTCTCGGTAACTACTGGGTCGAAGATAGACTTAGTGGTTCTGGGGGCTGTGGCTGCAGCCGGTTCACTCCTCCCTTTTCTGTGGAAAGCTTGGGTTAGCAGGGGGTCTAAGAGGCCACTGGCTCCCCTACTTCCTGTCCCTAGACCTGTCCTAATATTACTGCTCATTCGCTTGGCCACCTTCTTCTCGGATAGCTTTGTTGTTGCTGAGGCCAGGGCCACCCCCTTCCTTCTGGGCTCTCTCGTTTTCTTCCTGGTTGCTCAGCTCCACTGGGAGGGTCAGCTACTGCCACCCAAACCACTCACGATGTCCCGCCTTGGCTCTTCTGCCCCAACAGCGCCCCCACGGCACAGTGGCGCGCATGCCCTGTGGCTTGGAATTGGGTTGCTTTTATTTACAAGGCTCGCTGGGCTTTTTCACCGCTGCCCGGAAGAGACACCTGCCTGTCGCTCCTCTCCCTGGCTGAGTCCTCTGGCATCTATGGTGGGAGGTCGAGCCAAGAATTTGTGGTACGGAGCTTGCGTGGGGGCACTGGTGGCCCTGTTAGTCGTCGTGCGCTTGTGGCTTCGCCGCTATGGTAATCTCAAGAGTCCTGAGCCCCCTGTGCTCTTTGTGCGCTGGGGGATGCCTCTCATGGTACTGGGCACGGCTGCCTACTGGGCACTGGCATCAGGTGCAGAGGAAGCACCACCACGCCTCCGGGCCCTGGTCGCCGGGGCATCAGCTGTGCTGCCTCGGGCTGTGATGGGGCTGGCTGCCTTGGGGCTCGTGCTGCTGCTCTGGAGGCCTGTGACAGTGCTGGTGAAAGCTGGGGCTGCTACTTCAAGGACCAGGACTATCCTCACTCCCTTCTCAGGTCCCCCTACTTCTCAGGCTGACCTCGACTATGTAGTCCCACAAATCTACCGCCACATGCAGGAGGAGTTCCAGGGCCGGCTCGAGAGGACTAAAGCTCAGGGTCCCATAACCGTGGCTGCCTATCAGTTGGGAAGCGTGTACTCGGCTGCTATGGTCACGGCCCTCCTCCTCTTGGCCTTCCCACTTATGCTGTTGCATGTAGAGCGGGTCAGCCTGGTGTTCCTGCTCCTGTTTCTGCAGAGCTTCCTTCTCCTGCATCTGCTGGCCGCTGGGACACCAGTCGCCACCCCTG GCCACCAGCCTGTCTTTTCAGCCATCCATTGGCACGCAGCCTTTGTGGGCTTCCCAGACGGCCATGGCTCTTCTACCTGGTTGCCTGCCTTACTAGTGGGAGCTAACACCTTtgcctcccacctcctcttcGCAG TAGGCTGCCCACTGCTCCTGCTCTGGCCCTTCCTGTGTGAGCGTCAAGGGCCAAAGAGAAGGCAGCCCCTCCCGGGAAGTGAGTCTGAAGCCAGAGTCCggcctgaggaagaggaggagctgcAGGAGCCACTGATGGAGATGCGCCTCCGGGATGCTCCGAATCACTTCAATGCAGCCCTGTTGCAGCTGGGCCTCAAGTACCTCTTTATCCTTGGAGCTCAG aTTCTAGCTTGTGCCTTGGCAGCTTCCATCCTCCGCAGGCACCTCATGGTCTGGAAGGTGTTTGCTCCCAA GTTCATTTTTGAAGCCGTAGGTTTCATCGTGAGCAGTGTGGGACTTCTCCTGGGCATAGCATTGGTGATGCGAGTGGATGTCGCTGTGAGTTCCTGGTTCAAAAAACTAGTTCTGGCCCAGCAGAGGTAG
- the Pigo gene encoding GPI ethanolamine phosphate transferase 3 isoform 1 (isoform 1 is encoded by transcript variant 1) has product MNILFSPRMRKVSVLLFLAWVCFLFYAGIALFTSGFLLTRLELTNQSSCQELPGPGPLPWGSHGKPGACWMPSRFSRVVLVLIDALRFDFAQPQRSHVPGEPPVSVPFLGKLGSLQRILESQPHHGRLYRSQVDPPTTTMQRLKALTTGSLPTFIDAGSNFASHAIVEDNVIQQLNSAGRRVVFMGDDTWRDLFPGAFSQAFFFSSFNVRDLHTVDNGILEHLYPTLDGGSWDVLIAHFLGVDHCGHKHGPHHPEMAKKLSQMDQVIQGLIERLENDTLLVVAGDHGMTMNGDHGGDSELEVSAALFLYSPTALFPSVPPEEPEVIPQVSLVPTLALLLGLPIPFGNTGEVMAELFSGGSDSSHPHSSALAQVSALHINAQQVSRFLHTYSAATQDLQVKELHRLQTLFSKASARYQHFLRDPQEAEAALSTLTAEFQQFLRGARALCIESWARFSLVRMAGGAALLAAACLLCLLASQLAVAPGFLFRPLLLIPVAWGLTWTILYAGVSVTTGSKIDLVVLGAVAAAGSLLPFLWKAWVSRGSKRPLAPLLPVPRPVLILLLIRLATFFSDSFVVAEARATPFLLGSLVFFLVAQLHWEGQLLPPKPLTMSRLGSSAPTAPPRHSGAHALWLGIGLLLFTRLAGLFHRCPEETPACRSSPWLSPLASMVGGRAKNLWYGACVGALVALLVVVRLWLRRYGNLKSPEPPVLFVRWGMPLMVLGTAAYWALASGAEEAPPRLRALVAGASAVLPRAVMGLAALGLVLLLWRPVTVLVKAGAATSRTRTILTPFSGPPTSQADLDYVVPQIYRHMQEEFQGRLERTKAQGPITVAAYQLGSVYSAAMVTALLLLAFPLMLLHVERVSLVFLLLFLQSFLLLHLLAAGTPVATPGPFTVLWQAVSAWVLLATQTFYSTGHQPVFSAIHWHAAFVGFPDGHGSSTWLPALLVGANTFASHLLFAVGCPLLLLWPFLCERQGPKRRQPLPGSESEARVRPEEEEELQEPLMEMRLRDAPNHFNAALLQLGLKYLFILGAQILACALAASILRRHLMVWKVFAPKFIFEAVGFIVSSVGLLLGIALVMRVDVAVSSWFKKLVLAQQR; this is encoded by the exons ATGAACATTCTCTTCTCTCCCAGGATGCGGAAGGTGTCTGTGCTCCTCTTCTTAGCCTgggtctgttttcttttctacgCTGGCATTGCACTCTTCACCAGTGGCTTCCTTCTCACTCGTCTGGAGCTCACCAATCAAAGCAGCTGCCAAGAGCTCCCAGGCCCTGGTCCCTTGCCGTGGGGAAGTCATGGAAAGCCTGGGGCTTGCTGGATGCCTTCCCGCTTCTCCAGGGTGGTTTTGGTACTGATAGACGCTCTGCGGTTTGACTTTGCCCAGCCTCAGCGCTCGCATGTGCCTGGGGAACCTCCTGTCTCCGTGCCTTTTCTGGGAAAATTAGGTTCCTTGCAGAGGATCCTAGAGAGTCAACCCCACCATGGCCGGCTGTACCGATCTCAGGTGGACCCCCCCACGACCACCATGCAGCGTCTAAAGGCTCTCACCACTGGCTCGCTGCCGACTTTCATTGATGCTGGCAGTAACTTTGCCAGCCATGCTATAGTGGAAGATAATGTCATCCAACAGCTCAACAGTGCAG GAAGGCGTGTAGTCTTCATGGGAGATGATACCTGGAGAGACCTCTTCCCCGGAGCCTTTTCTCAAGCTTTCTTCTTCTCATCCTTCAATGTCAGAGACCTGCACACAGTGGATAACGGCATCTTGGAACACCTCTATCCTACCC TGGACGGCGGTTCGTGGGATGTGCTGATCGCTCACTTCCTGGGTGTGGATCACTGTGGTCACAAGCACGGCCCTCACCACCCTGAAATGGCCAAGAAACTTAGCCAGATGGACCAGGTGATACA GGGACTCATAGAACGCCTGGAGAATGACACACTGCTGGTGGTAGCCGGTGACCATGGGATGACCATGAATGGGGACCATGGAGGGGACAGTGAGCTGGAGGTGTCAGCTGCACTTTTCCTGTACAGCCCCACAGCTCTCTTCCCTAGTGTCCCACCCGAG GAGCCGGAGGTTATTCCTCAGGTCAGCCTTGTGCCCACGCTGGCACTGCTGCTAGGCCTGCCCATCCCGTTTGGGAACACTGGGGAAGTGATGGCAGAGCTATTCTCAGGTGGCAGTGACTCCTCCCATCCTCACTCCTCTGCGCTAGCCCAAGTCTCGGCTCTCCACATCAATGCCCAGCAG GTGTCCCGGTTTCTTCATACCTACTCGGCTGCGACTCAGGATCTCCAAGTTAAAGAACTTCATCGGCTGCAGACGCTCTTCTCCAAGGCCTCTGCGCGTTACCAGCACTTTCTGCGGGATccccaagaggctgaggcagcgcTGAGCACATTGACTGCTGAGTTCCAGCAGTTCCTGCGGGGAGCTCGGGCCCTGTGCATCGAGTCTTGGGCCCGCTTCTCTCTGGTCCGAATGGCAGGGGGCGCTGCTCTTTTGGCTGCTGCCTGCCTTCTCTGCCTGCTTGCTTCCCAGTTGGCAGTCGCCCCAGGCTTTCTCTTCCGCCCACTACTGCTAATACCTGTAGCCTGGGGCCTAACTTGGACCATCCTGTATGCTGGAGTCTCGGTAACTACTGGGTCGAAGATAGACTTAGTGGTTCTGGGGGCTGTGGCTGCAGCCGGTTCACTCCTCCCTTTTCTGTGGAAAGCTTGGGTTAGCAGGGGGTCTAAGAGGCCACTGGCTCCCCTACTTCCTGTCCCTAGACCTGTCCTAATATTACTGCTCATTCGCTTGGCCACCTTCTTCTCGGATAGCTTTGTTGTTGCTGAGGCCAGGGCCACCCCCTTCCTTCTGGGCTCTCTCGTTTTCTTCCTGGTTGCTCAGCTCCACTGGGAGGGTCAGCTACTGCCACCCAAACCACTCACGATGTCCCGCCTTGGCTCTTCTGCCCCAACAGCGCCCCCACGGCACAGTGGCGCGCATGCCCTGTGGCTTGGAATTGGGTTGCTTTTATTTACAAGGCTCGCTGGGCTTTTTCACCGCTGCCCGGAAGAGACACCTGCCTGTCGCTCCTCTCCCTGGCTGAGTCCTCTGGCATCTATGGTGGGAGGTCGAGCCAAGAATTTGTGGTACGGAGCTTGCGTGGGGGCACTGGTGGCCCTGTTAGTCGTCGTGCGCTTGTGGCTTCGCCGCTATGGTAATCTCAAGAGTCCTGAGCCCCCTGTGCTCTTTGTGCGCTGGGGGATGCCTCTCATGGTACTGGGCACGGCTGCCTACTGGGCACTGGCATCAGGTGCAGAGGAAGCACCACCACGCCTCCGGGCCCTGGTCGCCGGGGCATCAGCTGTGCTGCCTCGGGCTGTGATGGGGCTGGCTGCCTTGGGGCTCGTGCTGCTGCTCTGGAGGCCTGTGACAGTGCTGGTGAAAGCTGGGGCTGCTACTTCAAGGACCAGGACTATCCTCACTCCCTTCTCAGGTCCCCCTACTTCTCAGGCTGACCTCGACTATGTAGTCCCACAAATCTACCGCCACATGCAGGAGGAGTTCCAGGGCCGGCTCGAGAGGACTAAAGCTCAGGGTCCCATAACCGTGGCTGCCTATCAGTTGGGAAGCGTGTACTCGGCTGCTATGGTCACGGCCCTCCTCCTCTTGGCCTTCCCACTTATGCTGTTGCATGTAGAGCGGGTCAGCCTGGTGTTCCTGCTCCTGTTTCTGCAGAGCTTCCTTCTCCTGCATCTGCTGGCCGCTGGGACACCAGTCGCCACCCCTG GCCCTTTTACTGTGCTGTGGCAGGCAGTCTCAGCTTGGGTCCTTCTGGCTACCCAGACCTTCTACTCCACAGGCCACCAGCCTGTCTTTTCAGCCATCCATTGGCACGCAGCCTTTGTGGGCTTCCCAGACGGCCATGGCTCTTCTACCTGGTTGCCTGCCTTACTAGTGGGAGCTAACACCTTtgcctcccacctcctcttcGCAG TAGGCTGCCCACTGCTCCTGCTCTGGCCCTTCCTGTGTGAGCGTCAAGGGCCAAAGAGAAGGCAGCCCCTCCCGGGAAGTGAGTCTGAAGCCAGAGTCCggcctgaggaagaggaggagctgcAGGAGCCACTGATGGAGATGCGCCTCCGGGATGCTCCGAATCACTTCAATGCAGCCCTGTTGCAGCTGGGCCTCAAGTACCTCTTTATCCTTGGAGCTCAG aTTCTAGCTTGTGCCTTGGCAGCTTCCATCCTCCGCAGGCACCTCATGGTCTGGAAGGTGTTTGCTCCCAA GTTCATTTTTGAAGCCGTAGGTTTCATCGTGAGCAGTGTGGGACTTCTCCTGGGCATAGCATTGGTGATGCGAGTGGATGTCGCTGTGAGTTCCTGGTTCAAAAAACTAGTTCTGGCCCAGCAGAGGTAG